AATAAATGGGCAAAAATCTGAAATATGCACCAAACTAAACATACAATCTGTTTCCTTTTAAGGCTTCTCTACATGGGAAAGGAATCATAAAAGCTGGTCTGTAATAAATTAACGGAGGTTAAACGTTCTTAAACATCCTATCACTTTCCACAGGGCACTCTGCTCGCAAAGCTCTGCTCTTCAATCCCTATTCCCCAAACGATGGCATCGCTGCCGAAAAAGCGGAGCTCACTGAGGAGCACGGGTGCACCATGCATCATCAGACAGCAACCATGAGCAGACCCACCGATCTTCACTTTTTCACACTTCTGCTAGCAACCCTGAAGGGACAATCCCACATCAGGACGTGGCCTGCTGCCCACACAAGTGTTTCCATGACTCTTTTTGAGCACGAAAGCATGCAGGTGCAGAGGGTGCAGCGCTACTTATGGCCCCAACCACAACACCTCACCCCGGGGTCATCTCACCACCACAACCATGAACACGGCAGCTCACTAAATTTCTCAGGGCCGCGGGGCCTGCCAGCCTCCTCGCTGCTTGACAAACCCACGCCGCAGCACAAAGCCATAAAAGAAGCGTCCAGGCTAATACCAAAAAGCATGGATCCCGTAAAAATACCTGGAAACAGAAACGCGAAGGAGCTTTCAGCCACCcactgaaataataaattaaaagcaacacCATCGGGTTTTTTTGATGGCTCGCCCTTGCATCTCTTCCCGAGTCAGCTGTTTATACGCCCTTATTTACACGCGGCACAGCTCACGGACGCTCAGGACGAACCTCAATAACAGATAAACGCGTAACAACGTACCCAATAACGCCGCCAAACGCAGCACCGCGCTGCAGATGACAACAACGGAGCCCGAAACCGCGCCGCGGCACGAAGCAAACCCGGCTGCCGGGGCCTCCTTCCCCCTCGCAAGATGGGGGCTCGGCGGTGCGCGGCCCGGGACGGGGCGCTCTCCGCGGCGACGGCTGGCGAGGAGGCACCCCTCacggcccccccacccctcaacGGCCGCCCCCCGCGCGCGCTGCCACCACTCCAACCGCTCTAACGGCCGCCCCCCGCGCGCGCTGCCACCACTCCAACGGCCGCCCCCCGCGCGCGCCCTGCCACCGGTCCTGCGGCGGAGCCCCGCGCCGTCCCCCGCCCCGCAGCTGTCAGCGGCGCCTCCCGCCTTAGCCGTACCGGAGCCGGCAGCGCACCTTCTCCCTCCCGAGcgcggcagggctgctctccccgGTGCCCGGCAGGCTCCCCTCGCTTTACCTCCGCAGCCCCGGGCACCGCCCCGCGGCAGCCGCCGGCGCCGCACCCTCAGCGGCtccggcggccccgccccgccgctgggctcggcctcccgccgccggtGGGCCCCGCTGCTCCGTGCCACGGGAGGCGGGCGGGGTACGGCACGTAACGGGGACGTAAGGCGCAGGCACAGCAAGACTGGCATCGCCCTCCCGTCAGCGCTGAAATAAACCGGCTTTCAATAAGCCTCCGGTTACCCGAGGCTCGCCTTCCGGCCTTCCCGGCGAGCCAGCTGCCTGCTCTTTCGCGCTTTGTCATCTCCCGCTCCAAAGGACGCAAAAAATATAGAAACAGGGATGCTCTTGTGTCATCATCTGCAGACAGGAATTAGGGATTTCAAGAAAGCAAGCATCACAGGTCTGAGAAGTTCCCGCATGGCAGCTATGAAGCTTGGGCCAAATAATTTGAGATAATAATCAAGATTGCTTCTTTCCTAAGAAAAACGTCAGCATGTTTCCTCCATTCCTCCTTATTCATAGTCCACACCTGAATTTGCTTGATAAACTGGCTCAACCAGCTACATTTGTTGAAACTGCTGTACAGGTGGAGTCTGGGCTCCATTTCTTAACCGATTTCTATACGTATCAATGCTATCAATGAGGGATTTAACTTTAGCTTAACTTTAACCAAGCAGCATTAAGTGTAATTCGAAAGAATGCAAGAAGAGGTCCCAGGCCAGCTCTGGCTCATTCTATTATTTTTACAGGGTGTACAAATGCCAAGGAACAGACAGGTTACTTGCAGGCCCCCCCTGGGAATTCCCAGGAGGTTTGTGAGGGGCTCCTGCACGCAGGGAAGATGCTGAAGGGGGGAATTAGTGAGACACGCACAGACACACTTGTCTGGATGCCTCCAGCCAACTGTGTATGATCTGCAGAGGACTGCTGCCAACTACCAGTTGAGTCAGTCCCAACACCACTCTAGTGTAAGAATTTTAATTTGCCTGTTGCAGTTCGCTGGTGCTGGAAGTTGCCAGCTCAAGTCTTCAATTTGATCTGAATTTGGATGGAGAAGCCAACTGGTACAGCctgaatttctcatttttctttccacctgTCAGTGGTGAAATTCCATTTTTAGCTGTGTAACAGGACTGATCcaagtatttctgtttaaaaaagaaataatcggACAGAATTTACAGAggagagttttgggtttttttcaatagtCAGACGTGATTTTTAACATTTGTCTTTGGTCATAGTTTGGCACAAAGCTAATGTACCATGccatgtttttaaacaaaaggaagactgaaaattGGAGTTGCTCTGCATATCATGCAAGTTTAAAGCCACCctctcataaaaatattaaatatacttGGCCAGAACAGGCTAGAAAGCAAGTAGACACTGTCACTAAGCACCCTTCAATTTAAATACAGAGTTCAACAGGGCTAAGAAACACAGAACACTGCAGTTTATTTCTAGCTGATGATAATTTTAGTCACCAACCATAATATGACCTTTTAAAACCAGTAGGCTTGGACAACTCCCCACCTGAGATCCTGGTTGAACCGTGTCACTTAGCATCAGTAAATCGAAATAGCACTAAACCCCAACAGACCAGAAGGGCGCTTGTGTTGCACCAGCACTGAGGAGGGACACAGAGAACAACCAGGTCACTTATAGGCAGAGCAGTCTGAGtcatccaggaaaaaaatttaaaaaaaaaaaaaaaaaaaaaaagagaaaacctgatGGGATAGGAGCAGATAGGGTAGGCAGGTCTTTCACTTTCCTCATTTTTTGGTAACATCACAGATTTGTTTGATTAAGAAAATCTAAGTAACGAACCTCAAAAACTAATTGTCAGAGGGGAGTTGTATTTGAGCAGAGGTACTTGGAAAGCTGCCCTGGGACCATTACCAGGTTTAAGACTACTCAACATTTTCCTCAGAGATGTGGAAGCATATAGAAATTCACTGCTGATTATACTTGTAGACAACACAAAAGCTGGCACTATGGGAAACAAAAGAACTGGGCCATCACCTAAGATTTCTGGAACAGCTGAAAAAGCATAGtgctcagatttttattttttttatttttataatcaaATCTCAGGTTATACATCCAGGAAAAGAATACAAAGCTGAACATTGAACACTGGGAAAAGAGCAGACTGAAAAAGAGCAGACTGAAAAACTTTCTCTAGCATAAAAACTTAACCTTCACAGGAGGTCAGACTAAATGAAGGGTGTTAAACTCTCTTACCTTAATTGCCAATATAAAGCAGGAAGACAGGGACACTTCACTGGATGTCCAGTCTCAGCTGATAAAGGGCTTACATAGTCTCTGTCTTTACATTGAGCAATGCAAAATTTTAGAATACTGATAATCAGTTTCTGTCTACCCTCATCTTCCCCAGTATCCAAAGACCTCAAAACTTCCCCCACCAAAAAGGCCTTTAAAAATTCCTGCCATAAATTGAATAGAAAAATTCTATATTCCTCATCCTTCATGATAATGAGGGACAACACAATACAATTTTACAATAGCACGTTTTATCATTGGAACTTATGAATTACAAACCAATTTCTATACTCACCATTTTTTACCTAGCTCCTTTTAAAGTAATAGTAGCAATAttgtaaaaatagttctgaatATCTTGTTGTAAGTCAGAGATTCATTTGTATCATTTCCTCTGATACTAAGAATCTTTAAGAAACAATACATTTCCATTTCACTGCAGCTCATTAGTACCTATATGCAAAGAAAGAATATGGCACATGAAAGCTTTCATCAGGACAAATGAATGTCAGCTTgatatgtaaaaataatttcaatgttTATCTACTAAACCACGTTATTATCTGAAATACATCACCTGCTACAGATATCATTAAGCAGCTATTAAAATGCTAATCTTGTTGCTGCTTCTTCTTTCAATGTTTACGGACATTATTAATCAACCTACtgtaaattctgaaaacaaaacatagtCCACTTCAGGAAGCTGCTCTCTATGTTTACAGAATTTTCTTCCTACAGCCAGTCAATCAAGTCATCATGTAATGTACTCTTTCCAGCAATAACTGGTTAATAATCTTCTGAAGATATCCCCAGCAAAACCATACCAGAGACAAACAATTCAGCATGcacattcaggaaaagaaaaaggagaaaggatctTAGGGTTTCTGGTTATTATGCTGTCAGTTACACTTTACAATAGAAATTAAACTCTGTCGTGCTCTTCAGCTTTAGACAATGAGATACATTTAGAATAAATACACATACTCTAAATGACCAGATATCAAGTGCTAAGGCAGCACGAGTACTTGTGAAATTCATCATGTCAACAAAGCTGCTACAGTTCTGTATTTCCAAGTTTTCCAACCAAAGGCTTAAACAACAGACACTGCTTACCACCTACATTCTGTGGTTGCATTTTTAGAAGATGATTTCACTTAGTGCTCTTCTTATGAGTAGGTGTCAGTCTACTTTGTTCTAGGCTTccactgaaataataatattattttaaaagtttgctttgaaaagaagCATATCATCCAACCTGCTACTCCCCAGAAACTTGAAAGTGAAGAGAGAATACACAACCAATTTCTTATGCCAAACAGCAAATAATGACGCTCTTTGTAATACAAATGCACACATTCTGGAAgcaaaaagctttcagaagtgttttgggttttttcctctcttttttaaagatgcttgTCTTTCCATTTAAGAGGCGTAACTTAAACAATAAGTGCAGGCATACTTGTTAAACACCAAcccctttctctcatttttcaatACATGTACACAACGGCCTTCATTAAACAGATTCTGCTTAAACAATATGCCTAGCACTTCATCCTAACTTGAAAGAACAGAGTTAATGACCTAAAGAATTTTCAAACCCGAGTAAATGACCATGGCCTATTTTAATCATAATAAACATGTGAGTCGTTCTGCAATATGTATTCACAGCTATGTAAATACAAACATGTTTGCAGGACTGGACCACAGAGAGAACACGTTAATTGGAGAAACTAGATGTAGTAACACAGACAGGTCCTAACACTGATGGAGCCACAGTCTGCGACCTGAATCTCGACAGCATTCAGCACCCTTTGACTCTGCCACCATGTAAAACAAATGGGAGaaatcagagcagcagtgaaaggTTTTTGCAAATTGTGTCCTGTACTTATTCAATACAAATTATTAACACTGCATATATTTGTGATTCTAAAAACAGCAAAAGCCTTTTGGTGCCATTTCATTTTTGGCCTCAGCAGACCTCAGGAATATTTGAATATTCACAGATTCAAATACATTACATGTTCAGTCTTGCAAAATCTACCATAGACTAGAAATAcgtattttttaataaaatccaaTGGTGTAGCACCAGGCATGAGACTTAAAAATACCaatatattcaaataaaaacattttgtatattaggaaaaaagctGACATCATATACACAAGTTTATAGTGCGTAGGGCTTTCTAttaatgaaacaaattatttttcacacAAGAAACATCAGTGGCTCTCAAGTAGGACAATGCTCAAAGTCCCAAGGCAattatataataaattatttttagactgAGTATTATGTTATGCAATACTGGAATTGAACAATGATAGTTTCTCGAGCAAGTCAGTATTTTGatacatattatatatgtatttttatactgTCCTAGATAGCTTAGTGAACCACTAGGAATTTTTGACACTAAAATTCTATCAGATCAAGTAATACaggtattttattaaattaattattaaaaccTTGGATATCCAATAGCAAACACTGCATTTAATTTTAACACTTGATCTCCACTGGATCAAGCCAGTTACTAAAAATAGTTTTAACTGGTTATCTGTCTATGATCTGTCATCTGTCTGCTCCTTTCCAAAAGCAGTTCCTGCAGCACCATTAGGTGAGGCTTAGTGATTACGGCTGAGAAGGGAACAGATCACCTGTGTCATCAAGCCTACAGTCCCCTGCGGCAGGGCAGACCATGGGAGAGACCTTGACAACCAAATCCACATACCGTTCCCACTCTTCTCTCTCACTGACATTTAATTAACTGACAAGTggcttcaaatttatttttactcccttttaaaatttttttttccccatggagaaGCCCCATGAGTATTACTTTGCAATTAGAGTGCTAAGTAAAGAATACTCTTATAGACGTTGCATCAATTTATCATTTTGTTACATGTAAAGACATAATATGGTAACTAGGCTGTGGAAAACAAAGGATATTTACAGCACTTGAACAGATGAACTAGCTTTCACACGATCAACAGAACTTGAAAATGTGAAATCGGTGTTGATTTatgattgcaaaaataaaatcctacaCATACAAGGAATATAAACATACTTCAACTGGTCACAGAGCAGCTGCTTAAGACAGACAGAATTAAATAATCAACATGCACTCAGTCACTGAAGTCATCAATTTTACCAACAGTAAGTGTTGCATGCATCTGTTCAGACTAAATGTAAATCAGCCACGTGGCTGTAAGCGTTAGCCAAGAAAAGCAGTTACTATGACTCTCCCCTCTCACTATTTCCTAATCTTGTTTCTAATAAGCTTGTCTGAAGTTATTTGAATTTCCATATGTAAGAGTTACACTACCATTTATTTCTTAAAGGCTTCAAAAGGCAGATCATCATTCCTCATTTGTACGTATGTTTAGATTATATTTATACACTTGCTgggaaaataatgcagaaagaTCATCCACGGTCATCTCAGAGGAACTTAAATACTGTTGTAAATACTTCTAGAACACAGTAACAGCAGCCATGGTCTCCTCAACTGTTGGCCTGAGGAACCCTCTCTTCCCTCATTCAAAGATATATAATTAGCTACATCTTGGCATACAGCTTTGAAGTCATTGACTAGAATAATGCTACAGTTCCCTTGTACTTGTGACAATACAACGAGAAGACTGAAAGATAAATCAGACACGCTTTAATTTAGAGTAACCAAATTTTAATCTGGTTGTTCAACAAGACTAGATTGTGCTAATAACCATGTACATCAGTCATCATATTAAAAGGAATTTGTAGCAAGAGGAAAGAGATGCCATCCTTGTTTACATGGCAGTGCAAAAACATCGCCACTCCTACCTATTAGTGCAGGTTTATTGAGTAACGAACATATTGGGGAGGAAGCAGCTTGCACATACATTTCACAACCTCGATCAACTTGTCATCTCTGAAAACAGCTCTATCCTGAGGTATCCTCTGCGATACCAGCTGAGTGAACACAGCTCCATATCTTGTACTTTTTGTAATAGTGAAACATGATCAGAAGCAGTAAAACCACAAAAGACAACTTCACTTCAAAACAGAATGATAACTTTGGCagctttttctgaattttacatcTTTTATTTCAAGTGTGTGACAAGTATCCATTTTGGCCAGAACTTGCAGTTTTATGCTTGCcttctttttaacatttaaatgcaCATCCAGCTCAATCTATCGGAATACTCAGGAGCAGACATCTTCCACGAAAATACTGCATGAAAAGGATGCAGCAGACACAAGCATCTTACTTTATTCTCTGTTTTGCTTAAAGTGCTGATGAACCCTGATTTCCCATGGCTGGGTCTCTTCATGAGGACTTCAGTATCCCTTCCTTCCTCTGAATCTTGCCCTGGTATCCAACTGAAAATTGAAGTCAACATATTAAAACCAtaaattttgcaaaagaaatactTTAGAGTGCTTGTGCTATCTTGGCACTTCGTAAcatcagaagaaaacacagaacaaagcagAAGTCACTGTAAAGAAAATCAgtgatgtcatagaatcacagaatcacagggctggaatggacctctggagatcatctagtccaacccccctgccagagcagggtcacctacagcaggttgcacacgAACGCATCCAGTGCAACCTGCTCTACTGTATGTAACCAAGTCATATAGTTCTTCTAAGGAAACAGACATTGTATTATCTTAAATCtcacacaaaattaaaattatgtgaTAAGCGTCCTGTGCATTCTGAAATAAACAGCTAGCAACACAAATGACAGAACAGCATAGTGGTATGGCAAGGAACACATAAAAACACAGTAGTGTAAATCTGCTTAGATCTGTTTTTCCAAACTTAATTGACAAGCCGAAGGAGGAAAATTCAGATTGGGTTGAAGTGGGAGTCACTGCAAATGTCAGTGAGGACAGGGATAATTCAAATACAAcaagtgtctgaaaaaaaaaaaaaatcagtaaacaCTGACACAATATACAGCTTGTAAAATCTTAAAGTTTCTTCTCGGCAGTTACAAAAAAGCAATTAATGGAAGGCAAAAAATGGCACTAAAGCTGAAATTATAGCTACGGTACAGCACTTACTGAAGTTAAATTGCAAGTTCTTTCCCAGTGCAGCAGAAAAACATACTTTGATCTTGGGAGAATTCTTCTGAATTTAGTCAGTCTTGAAGATGGCAGTTACAGAGTGCAATTCAGCCATATTCAGATATTAGATTGAGAAGATATCTTTTACCACCACTAATTAACCCTCTTTCAGGATTCAGAACTGCAGCAGAATTTGTAAAGAGCTAAACTGTAAGATGGCACAGCTTATACAATAACCAAGCAGCTTCCACTTTAAACCTTGCTCCGACTTTAATATCTGAAGTGTGCTAACGTTTATTCCTCTGAAAGAAAGTAGCATCGAGGTAAAATCCCTAATGATTTTAGCATATTGTAAGTTATATCTGCATTTAGTGtctaacttgtttttaaatactctttAAGCCTCACCTTTATACTAAGTAGCAAATTTGGCAGAAGGCGATTATTGAAATTTAGAGTTAacacgacaaaaaaaaaaaaaaaggtcattctTCATCTTTAGAATTTGGAGCAGTTAAATAGAATCATACAAGAGCCAGGCCTCTTCCTGCATGAACCTTAGTTCATGAACCTAACAACCTTCATGAACCTAACAACCTACAGACAGAAATACAGGCCCATCATCTGGAGAAACATATATTGCTACTGCAACATCAAAAAGGTATTTCAAGCATTAAATagactgtattttttcctgtccccAGAAATGATCATTTGCCACTTTATGGATTAATAGTTTGTATAGGAGAGGTATAAAAAGCTGCTACGACTTAAGCAAAAATACAGAACGGAAGAAAAAATTTAGGTCGTTTCAGCTGTATGTTCTTCATTGTGTATCACATTGGCTAAAAATAAAAACGAGCCCTGCACTATTCATGCTTAGAAAGTTTTGATACCATCTTTGCcacatcttaaatatttttaagtgttatgGAAACACAAGCAAGATGTTTCTAAACAAAGAACTCATCAAAATTGGGGAAACTTCATCTAACTACATTTTTACAACTGGCTTCTCAGTACCATATTTGATAGCTCtctatataaaaaaaccaaaactattcttTGTCATGAATTCAAGTCCTCCAAGAAAACTGCTGAATGCAAGAGCCTCCTTCAACAGTGGAACTCTATTTCAGTAGGACACTTTTCACCTAAATGGTCTTTGTTGATAGACAAAAATTAGCTTGCCAGTATCCTACAACTACCTGATCTACTAATATTGTTTAAACCAaagctttagcaaaaaaaaaaaaaaaaaaaaaaaaaggtaaaagtacCTACTCATTTATCTGTCACATACTAAGCTTAATTcaatttaaatatgcttttttccGTCTTGTTCACACTCTAGGACTTTTTCTTCACTAGAACAGTGTACAACATCCACATTTTAAATGGAATTCAAAGGCAAGACCTGTTCTGCTTAATGACACGAGTTTTACTGAATTAAAagtggttttcttctgaaaacagggaaaaggcCAGGCTGTTagcagaaaacacaccacaaacacTTACCATCGATCTTTTGCATGCAAAAAATGTCATTTGCAAACTCCTACAGTGTCCTTCCTTCAAGCATTGCTTAgggcttttgttttcctgttagatgaaaaataaagcatcaaaaACCTAATGGATTTCTGCAGCTTGTCATAGAGACATCAAAATACTTCAGACCAGATTTACTTGGGATTTTGCTATAGTATGCTGACTTACGCTTTCTTacaatcatagagtcatagaattgtctaggttggaagggacccttcagatcatgtagtccaaccatcagcctaattctgacaaaaaccatcactaaaccatgtctctaagcaccacatctacatgtctttgaaaaaactccagggatgacaattccaccacttccccgggaaGCTTGTTctaatgtttgataaccctttcagtgaagaaatttttcctaatacccagtctaaacctcccctggcacaacttgaggccgtttcctcttgtcctctcatttgctacttgggagaagaggccgacccccacctctctaccacctcctttcaggtagttgcagagagcgacaaggtctcccctcagcctccttttctccaggctaaacaaccccagctgcctcagccACTTAAAACACTAATTAACAGGCTTGAAGGGGATGAAATACCAGCTTCTCTCCCCCGAGGGCCGATTCAAGCCAGCGGGaggccgccgctccccgcccagAGCCACACCCCGGCCCGAACAGCGGCTCTCCCCCGACAGAAGACGCCCCCGAACACCGGGAAGGGCCGCGGGTATGGCAGGGGCCGCCTCGAGCAGCGGTTTCCCGTTCGCCTAGCCCGCCGAGACCGGGGAGCGGGCCTCGGTTCCCTCAGGGTTTGACCCGGGGGTGGGGCGAGGTCCACAGGACTCTCCCAGGAAGGCGGCAGCGCTCACCTGCAGGACGCAGGGGCTCTCCAGCAGGCACTGCCGCAGGTCCTCTCTCACCCCCCCACAGGCCCGCCCGTCCTCCTCCTTATCCTCGTAGTACTTGGGCATAGCGGTGAGGCCGCCTCTTACACCTCGCTGCGGCCTACCCAGACACCACCACCCGCGGCTGCCGCCATCTTGGCGCCCCGAGCCCTACCGCCGCTTCCGGCggggagaggaaggaagtggGGCGGCTCCAGGAAGGAAACCCGAGCGCCTGCGCCGCGGACGTTGCCGGAAGGCTGCGGGCGGGGGTGGCGGCAGTGCCGGGCCCGGGCGAGGCGGGGGTCGCGCCGCGGGCCGGGACAGCAGGTGAGGGCGCGAGCCTAGCCGTTGGTAGGGCGACGACCGTtgagggagggtgggaagggcgGCGTTCGGCGCTTCCCGCTGAGGCGCGGGTCTCGCTGAGGGGGCGGCGGCTGTTTGTGGAGTGAGGGCGGTGTCGGCGGTGAAGGGGGGGAGGCCGGTAATCCCTCCCCTGCCACCGGGCTGCCTGCTCTGGCCTTTCGCCTCCCGCGAAGCTCGTCGTCCGTTAACGCCTCGAAGCGCTTTTGGAGGCGGGGTGCCGGGAGGGTCCCTGAGGAGATAGAGCCGCGGGCCTGTGGCTGCCCGACGGGCAGTAGAGTTGTCTCCTCTGGGTTCCCCACTTGCCGTCCCTCCAGCGGTCAGCAAAGTGACTGCCGGGCCATGGTGGACTCGCCTGTAAGTATCATGGTTTATAGTTTTTGTAACTTCGCTATTGCAGGTGTGGCCTGCGTTGcgtgattttatttctcattacatGCAAAACCAAAGGCATCTCTTGCAATTCCTCCTTTAGCAAAATGCTGCCGACCACTTCAGTTAATTCCCGGAGCCAGGGCAACGGTGCGCTGAGCCCCAGAGATGCTGCGAGGCACACAGCTGGGGCAAAACGCTACAAGTACCTGCGGAGGCTCTTCCACTTCCGACAGATGGACTTTGAGTttgctctttggcagatgctttACCTGTTTACTTCACCACAGAGGGTTTATAGGAACTTTCACTACAGAAAACAGACGAAGGACCAATGGGCGAGAGATGATCCTGCTTTCTTAGTACTTCTCAGTATCTGGCTCTGCGGTGAGTGCTGGGGAATAGACAGcataaaagagaaggaaggaaggtttAGGGATGAACGTTCATGGTCCTTCTAAtcacgcacacacaaacacaaccaATCTATATGGATTATCTTTTAATCAAGGTAGAATACAGGA
Above is a window of Larus michahellis chromosome 1, bLarMic1.1, whole genome shotgun sequence DNA encoding:
- the COA5 gene encoding cytochrome c oxidase assembly factor 5, whose protein sequence is MPKYYEDKEEDGRACGGVREDLRQCLLESPCVLQENKSPKQCLKEGHCRSLQMTFFACKRSMLDTRARFRGRKGY